ATCGAAAAGGATTTGATCCGTATAATTGATCTGATAGATTTCTCCTTGAAAGAGTTTTTCTCGAATCAATTTTAGATTCCGAAAATATTCTTTTTGATTTGGTAAAGAGGAAATCTGAAATCCGAAACTTTTAGAAGGAGTTTCTTCAATCGTTTGCAGGATTTCCGGTTTGTGAAAAACACCAAAATACAAAAATGGTAAAACTGTTTCAGAATCTTTTTGATTTAAACCGGAAAAAACTTCTCCTGCTTCGTAAGAAATATATCCGGCAATGTAAAATCCTTGCTGAATGTAGAGTTCGATTTCGTTAAGAGACGATTCGATTTCTTTTGAAGTAAATGCCTTGATTGTGGTGATTGGGTTACGAAAGAGAATCTTTCCGGAAGGATGGAATCCTTCATCAAAAATCATAAAAGACTGGTCAGAGAATAAGAGTTCTTCGATTCTCATTTTAGAGCAAACTTAATTAGGATTGATGATTTTGTCTCTTCGTTTCAAAGCAATAATAAGAATCTCAGGAATCATTTTATTCTCCGGGTTTATCTATTATATTCTCGCCCAAATCGGAAGAAACACGGCGATTTATCCTGGATATGCATCGGCAATCTGGCCTGCGTCCGGCGCTGCGCTCGGCCTAACTCTTATTTTCGGAAACTGCACGATCATCGGTGTTTTTATAGCATCCTTTCTTTCCAATTCCGGTACGGATCTATTTTCAGGAATTTGGATTGATCCGAATAAGAATTTATATCTCAGCGCTTCGATCGCTTTTTTTTCAGCGCTTCAGAGTTACGTCGGTAAAGTCGTATTAACAAAAAAAATTCCGGGCTGTAAACTTTCCGATCGTACACAATTCGTTCTTTTATTTATATCACTCGAGGCTCTCGTTTGTACGATCAGTTCGACCGGTTCCGTTGTGACGATGTATTTTTTGAATGAAATCGAGTTGTTAGGCTTTCGTCAGAGTTGGTTGACTTGGTGGGCGGGAGATACGCTCGGAGTTTATATCGGAGCCCCTTTTATTCTCTTTTGGTTTCGCGGGGAATATAAGATTCCAAAGATTCTTGATTTTCTCGAATCCACGGTTTTACTCTTATTGATCGTATTTTTTTCCCTCGTTTCCTTTGATTTGGTTACTCCGATCGTTTCTTTCAGTTATCCTCTGGGATATATTTTAATTCCTCTGATTCTATGGTCCGCGTTTCGTCTGGGGGAAAGGGCGAGCAGTTTAGCTGTGGTATTGTCTTCCGTGATTGCGATTCTCGGAACAATTTCTGGATCTCCTCAATTTTATGCGGAGACGATGAACGCTTCCTATATTTTACTTCAGTTTTTTATCGCGGTACTTTCCATTACGAGTTTACTCGTGGCGAGTATTGTAAACGAGAGAAAAGAAGCGGAGAATCAACTAAGAATTTCTCATCAGAGTTTGGAAGGTAAGGTTAAGGAAAGGACTCACGAACTGCTTCGATCAAACGAAATTCTCAGAGAAGAAATACTCGATAAAAACGAGGCGAGGGCCGCGTTGGAAAAAAGTCAGATCCGATATATGGGTTTGTTTCAACACCTTCCCGTTGCCATTATCGAAGCGGATTATTCCGAACTCAAACGCGTGTTAGACGGGCTTCCGGAAGATCTAAATGGCGACGCTTTTACGGATTATGTGGAGGCTCATCCGGATTTTGTACAACTCTGTTTTGAGTCCATTCGTGTCATCGGGGTTAATCAAGAGACCGTAAATTTACTTCGAGTGGATTCTTACGAAACTGTATTTAAAAACTGGAAACGCTTTTTTAGTCAGGATAATTTCAAGGTTTTTCGAAGAGTTCTTCGAAAGATTCGAGAAGAATCCTATTTTTATGAAGTAGAAGTCGGCTTTCGAGTTCAGGATAATACCAGACTGGATATTAAGATTCGTTGGTCGGTTCCGCCCGGTTTTGAAACTTCGCTTTCCAGCGTGATCGTAACGTTGCTCGACTTTACCGAAATCAAATCAGCGGAACGAAAACTACAACTTTCTTTAGAAGAGAAAGAAGTGATGCTCAAGGAAATTCATCATAGGGTTAAGAATAATCTGCAAGTGATATCTTCTCTTTTATCGATGCAATCGGACTATGTTCAGGACAAAGAAAGTCTTTCCGTCTTTAAAGAAAGTCAGAATCGACTCCGAACGATGTCGATGATTCATGAAGAGTTGTATCAATCGGAGAACCTAGGAAAAATTCAGTATTCCATTTATATTGAAAAACTTTTGAATCAACTCTTTCAAGTCTATGGAAAGGCTGAGTCGATTCGCTTGATTACAAAATTGGAATCTTTGGATATCAGCGTCAACAGAGCGATTCCAATCGGCTTAATATTAAACGAATTAGTTTCCAATTCTTTAAAGTATGCGTTTCCCGAAAATATATCGCTGAAGGATGTTTCGGAACTGAGAATTTCACTGTCCAAAAAAGACGAATACTTAGAACTCAAGGTTGAAGACAATGGAATCGGAATGCCGTTCGGATTCGATCTCGAAGATTCCACTTCTCTCGGTTTGAAGCTCGTTAATATTCTCGTGAGACAACTGAAAGGAAAAATCGATTTTTCTTCGGATTCTAAGAAAGGCACTCAGTTTACGATTCAGGTTCCTTTGAGCGTAGATCTTATCTGAAAAACTTCTGGTTTACAAAAAGAACTCCGACGTTCAACATTCTTATCGAAGTATGAAAAAAGAAGAAAAAATTCAGGCTCGAAGAGAAGAGATCCTGGACGCCGCCTTAGAGATTTTCGCAAAGAAAGGATATCACTCCACAGGGATCGCGGATATCGCGACTCAGTTGGACATCGGTCACGGAACTTGTTATCGTTATTTTAAGAATAAATTGGATATCCTACACGCGCTTTTGGATCAAGTTCAGAAGGGACTTTCAGAAGTGATCTCAAGACAAAGCCCTGATAAATCCAATTCTTTGGAAGAATACCGGTCTCAGATCGGAGAAATCGGCGCCGGACTGTTTGAACTTTTTGGAAAAGACGTTCGAGTCGGTCAGGTTTTCTTTTTCGAAACACAGGGAATCGATGAATCGATTTCTACTAAGATCAAAAAGACCCACGATCTTTCCGCAAAAGTTACGGAACTTTATCTAATCAACGGTGTGAAAAAAGGATTCTTACGAAAGAATTTGGATACAGACGTCGCTTCCAAAGCGATCAATTCCATGATGTTTGAAGGAATTCGCCAGTCCATTTCCCATAAATCTAATCCAGAATATGCCTCTCGATGGATGAAAGCGGTTCCTGACTTGATGCTGGACGGAATGAGCGCCAATTTGTGAAATTCGTATTTTTGAAAAAGAAGGAGTTCCTACTTTTTTTGATTGAAAAAACTGAATGATATGTCATTCTTTATTTAGATTTGAGAAATAGGAGAATTGAAAATGGTTCAAGTGGATGTGTTCTGGGCCTATGGATTGGGCGCAGGCTTTGCAATGGCGGCTTCTCGTCAGATTAAAAAAATTCAAACTTCGTCGGATTCTTCACCCGCGGCTCTGAAAGAGGTCGAGGGGAAGAATGAAAAAACTCCCTTTTGGAAGACTACGTATTTTCTGATCAACGTGCTCTTTCTTTCTCTCGTGTTCGGGCCGTCAGGTTTGTACTTGGTCTGGCAATTTACCAATTGGGAAACCATGCAGGCCTTGGATAAATCGATGCCGGGTTGGTTGGTCACTCTTTTCGGTTTTACAAATGTTTCGCAGGGAATTCTTGCGTTCTGGATCGTTTGGAAACTTCTCGAAAGGTCCAAAGCGTTTTTCGGTTTTTTACAAGTGATGTTGGGCTATTTTGGAATGTTTTTTATTCTTGTTCACGGTTGGGACGGAGAAGGTTACAAAAGATTTTTTTCAGCAACTCGAGAAGAATACCTTAACAACTGGTCTTGGAATACGGCGCTTTCTTGGCTAACTTCCGATGTCGCGATCACGTTGTATGTCATGGGCGTGATTATGATTCCAATTATGATCGTCATAATGTCCAGATGGTTGGAAGAAGGTCTTGAAATTCAAGGCGTTTCTCTCGAACAGGAAACGAAAGAAGGAAAAGGAAGTCCGATTCAAAGAATCGTTTATTTTTTCGGTTCCGTTTTTATCGGCGCGCTCGGGCTCGCGATTCTTTCCAGTTTGATTATCCACGCACTCGGATGGATTCTTGGAAGTGCAGTCGCGCTCGGAATGCTTTATATATTAGGAATTTCTAAATTTGGAATTCTTTTTGTTTTTTATAAGGGAATTTTCCATCTCAAAGGAAGTTCGGCTTCTACAAGTGGAGTTCCCGCAGAGGCGAGGGCTTAGATCTCGAGAGCCTTTTTGTATTCCTGAATCAAAAGGTCCGGGTCTTCGATTCCAACGGAGATCCGGATTAGATTCGGATCCAATCCGTTTTCTTTTAAAAATTCGAGTCCTTCTTTTTCGGTCACCAATTCATAGTGAGCCAAATAAACATAAAGCATGTTTAATGTGAATTCGGTTCCGAAACTCGGACCCTTTAAC
This is a stretch of genomic DNA from Leptospira tipperaryensis. It encodes these proteins:
- a CDS encoding MASE1 domain-containing protein, with amino-acid sequence MSLRFKAIIRISGIILFSGFIYYILAQIGRNTAIYPGYASAIWPASGAALGLTLIFGNCTIIGVFIASFLSNSGTDLFSGIWIDPNKNLYLSASIAFFSALQSYVGKVVLTKKIPGCKLSDRTQFVLLFISLEALVCTISSTGSVVTMYFLNEIELLGFRQSWLTWWAGDTLGVYIGAPFILFWFRGEYKIPKILDFLESTVLLLLIVFFSLVSFDLVTPIVSFSYPLGYILIPLILWSAFRLGERASSLAVVLSSVIAILGTISGSPQFYAETMNASYILLQFFIAVLSITSLLVASIVNERKEAENQLRISHQSLEGKVKERTHELLRSNEILREEILDKNEARAALEKSQIRYMGLFQHLPVAIIEADYSELKRVLDGLPEDLNGDAFTDYVEAHPDFVQLCFESIRVIGVNQETVNLLRVDSYETVFKNWKRFFSQDNFKVFRRVLRKIREESYFYEVEVGFRVQDNTRLDIKIRWSVPPGFETSLSSVIVTLLDFTEIKSAERKLQLSLEEKEVMLKEIHHRVKNNLQVISSLLSMQSDYVQDKESLSVFKESQNRLRTMSMIHEELYQSENLGKIQYSIYIEKLLNQLFQVYGKAESIRLITKLESLDISVNRAIPIGLILNELVSNSLKYAFPENISLKDVSELRISLSKKDEYLELKVEDNGIGMPFGFDLEDSTSLGLKLVNILVRQLKGKIDFSSDSKKGTQFTIQVPLSVDLI
- a CDS encoding TetR/AcrR family transcriptional regulator, with the translated sequence MKKEEKIQARREEILDAALEIFAKKGYHSTGIADIATQLDIGHGTCYRYFKNKLDILHALLDQVQKGLSEVISRQSPDKSNSLEEYRSQIGEIGAGLFELFGKDVRVGQVFFFETQGIDESISTKIKKTHDLSAKVTELYLINGVKKGFLRKNLDTDVASKAINSMMFEGIRQSISHKSNPEYASRWMKAVPDLMLDGMSANL